The genomic stretch CATGGCTACTCCCAGGTTTGAACTTCACTTTTTCCTTATTTAGAATTAGAGAAAATATTCTGTGTCAACCTTAATTGGTATCTCGTCCTTCAACATCATTATTGAATTTAGTTTTGGACTTTTGGTTGTGCAGCACAGGTGGCGGCACTGCCACCACCCCTGGCGGGGGGGCCAAGCCGCGATCGTCCCCGGCGGGAGACTTGACCCGGCGGCCGGTGTGGCATATGCATATAGCGGTCCCAAGAATAATAGTGCCGCACTCATAAGTTCAGCAATAATGCTTGTTGCGTCTCTCTTCCTATCTCTTGAAATATCTATGGTTGCTAAGCAGCAAAAATTTAAGATTCATGTGATCACATTTTAATTCGTTTTGATTTTGCAACCAATCAAAATTCTAGTGTTGACATGAGTTGATGATAACTTATTTATGTGacactaaattaaataatttcatttgttatggttCTTTCCATCACATCATATTCTTCGTTTAatcttattctttttttaatattaccTCTGCCCATAAAAAATATACAGCgactaattttggtggatgaccaaaaatgaaaaaaaaaaataaaacaaattaatagtaGTTCGATAACAAACATGCCAGATTTTGAAACTGATATATGCAAAACTAAAATTTGATGAAAATTTGGCATGCATATGTCGACCAATATAGCAAGGGCTTGACTGGTGCCGACCACTATTACTACAAGAACAGGTTAGCTGCTCCCGATCGTCGGCACCTTTACCCTATCTGATTCTATCCTCAACCCAAAGCTTCCCATAGTTGTTGTGGCGACACCGGTTTTGTTGTGAATGTGCAGAGGAGGTTATTACTAATAGCCTACAGCTGAATCATTTGGgcccttttcttttatttgtgtatattaCATCCCAACTCTATGTTTCATAGTGATATAGGCTGCAGCATGATTTAACTAAAAATAGTAAGAGTATAAGAAAATGTTATATAAAGAGACGGTTCAGTTTGCAAGATTTTATCTACATGtgtttggtttatgagattgaatctcacaacttaatcctagattgaATCATGTGATAACTAGTGATAGTCACACTCCAACTAAAACAATCTCCCAACTTAAGCCTTGATGAATTATTATACCATTATTAGTCATTGAAACCGAACTACACTTGGTACTCATTTATTTACGCGTCGCAGTTCCAAGCCGAAATTTATTTTGTGTTgtattcaaaaaaaatatacccaACTTGTTTAAGTTTATGGTTTTGTGCCACTGAATGCAGCTAATGCATTTAAATAATTTGGTGATGAATCGCTTCGccttcataaaaataaaatcacttGAGCTTGTTCAGTAGCTTGCAAACGACATAGTAAAGCTCTATACTCTCGGATAAATAATCAAATCATCGTAAACACAATATGTGGAAAGGATTCGTTCACGGCCAGACGATAGGATCATTGCTTGTAAGAAACACAGGTCACTACTCACTAGCATGAAATCAAGTCCATAAAGAGGTGAAACTATAAGTCTTTAATTCCTCAAGCAACCATACATACCTTGCTCTCAGCTCGAACGAACTCTGCTATTAACTTGGAAACAGCAGCAGGCTTCTCTATGTGAGGGATGTGGCCGCACTCTGGTATTTGGCGTATCATTGCATTTGGTATTTCGCTGTGCAGTCTCTGTTCAGGAAAAGAAACAATGTGTCACTGCTCCATTCTCAACATCGTGCAGCAGAAACTAAGACGAAAACTCACCACTGCAAGCTTATAGTCTATAATCTGATCATTTTCTCCCCATATAATTAGTGTTTTCTGCTTCACCTGCACAAAGCAGATCAGATCATTCTGAATGGAGACTGAAGTAAAACTGTGGTGCAAGTTTCATTATATACATACCTCCCCAATTTGAGCACTGACGTTGTAGCCTCCGCTTGTCATAAAATCAACAGTTGCATCAGCCCACCAAGGCAAGAGACAGTGTAGACgaccaatctgcatcagtgatAAGGGTTATTTAATTCAAATGAAAATCAAATATTTGACATATAGAAAAACAGTAACATTGAAGTTAtgcggattttttttttcattttcagtgTATCAAAGATTACCACTCACCTTTGCCCAGTCATAGCAGGTACCCCATGTTAAGGTATTGAAGGTCAATGAAGTCGCATAGAGGCGCAATGGTAAGGACTTTAGCAAATATACCTGTGCAGCAGATGAATATGACTTAGATGTCAAGAGATATTAAATCGAGTCTGGCATAGTGTTCTTGAGGACTTATCAGTCGATCTGAACTCAGGAAAAGATATAAGTTCAGAAAATACATGTATAAAATTCCATTTAAAGCTTTAGGCAGGAGAAAGAGAACTAATGTTATAGCTTGATCATGAATTTGTGATTAATGTGAAGCAACAATCACTAGAACATGAGCATTCAAGTTGTTGTGGAACTCACTCCGGCATATGCCATCACTTTAGGTAACGTAGCAAGGTTCCCGGTGCCTTCAGCATAGACACTTGCATCAATTAAAATCAGCTTGTCGACCTAGAAATTTAAACGAAGAATAGGGAACTCAGTAGTTTGTTCAAAATGATTATCCACGCAGATTAACGGAAAATCTCAGAACGATACTTACAGCTTCCGGGTGGTTGACTGCAAAGTCAATGGCAACAGCAGCTCCAAGACTTGGTCCGACCAAAATCATCGGCTTCTTAACATAGGATCTCCAAAACTGGGTAAGACCAATCTTAAATGGTAAGCTACACTTCACATGTGTTTTAGAATGGAGTAATATACAGCCGAAACATGTGCTTGTCGACCTCTCCCAAGAGGCGAGAGATCA from Salvia splendens isolate huo1 chromosome 15, SspV2, whole genome shotgun sequence encodes the following:
- the LOC121767583 gene encoding uncharacterized hydrolase YugF-like isoform X2, encoding MLLAGAALLPPLVGPKSAVQFSPHYSTRQSFITSATNFPAFLPKEINSITDPFARKLASRIERVPLSLSTARVMSSCIKPKAQLDTTPLVLLHGFDSSCFEWRYGLPLLEDAGFETWAVDVLGWGFSDLEKLPSCSVASKRDHLYQFWRSYVKKPMILVGPSLGAAVAIDFAVNHPEAVDKLILIDASVYAEGTGNLATLPKVMAYAGVYLLKSLPLRLYATSLTFNTLTWGTCYDWAKIGRLHCLLPWWADATVDFMTSGGYNVSAQIGEVKQKTLIIWGENDQIIDYKLAVRLHSEIPNAMIRQIPECGHIPHIEKPAAVSKLIAEFVRAESKVCMVA
- the LOC121767583 gene encoding uncharacterized hydrolase YugF-like isoform X1, translated to MLLAGAALLPPLVGPKSAVQFSPHYSTRQSFITSATNFPAFLPKEINSITDPFARKLASRIERVPVGLSLSTARVMSSCIKPKAQLDTTPLVLLHGFDSSCFEWRYGLPLLEDAGFETWAVDVLGWGFSDLEKLPSCSVASKRDHLYQFWRSYVKKPMILVGPSLGAAVAIDFAVNHPEAVDKLILIDASVYAEGTGNLATLPKVMAYAGVYLLKSLPLRLYATSLTFNTLTWGTCYDWAKIGRLHCLLPWWADATVDFMTSGGYNVSAQIGEVKQKTLIIWGENDQIIDYKLAVRLHSEIPNAMIRQIPECGHIPHIEKPAAVSKLIAEFVRAESKVCMVA